In Methanofervidicoccus sp. A16, the sequence GCATAAACTCCACAGTCCAGTATCTGGAAGTCATTTTCAATTAACAACTTGTTTATACTCCTCTGCAACTTCTCCATCTGAGGGTATATAATATCCTCTACTATACTACTGTCTCTCTCTATCTTCAGAGTAAGTAAGGCTCCTCTATCTCTATTACTTAATCTCTCTATTAGTTTCCTATGATAGTTGTAGAAGTAATCCTTAGAGGGATTCTCTAGGAACTGTCGAGAGTAAAATATAAATCTACAGAAGTTCTCCTCACTGAGGGCAGCCGCCACGTTTCTCTGAAGATCTACAGGATCGTACACTATAAGAGGATGATCAAAATCTGGAAATTTGTAGTCTCTATCTATACCATAGATCTGAAATATCTCATCTAGTACTATCTTCTCCCCAATCCTCCACCTCTGGGCGTTCTTTAAGGTATTGATAAAACTCCCGTAGTGTATAACCAACAACTCACATAGGTATCCGGAGAAACCCTTAGTTTTTAGATCTGAACCGTATATTCCCACTCCCTTTAAGAACTTCTTCAGTAATCTTATATCGTTGTTTAGAGGTTTTGATTTAAGGACATTCTTTACAAATTCGTTGTGGAGAGGAGTTCTATCTACAGCGGAGATTATTCTCTCGTTCCAACCTATCCTATAACATGGTACTATATCTATATCGTACCTCCCTATTCTCCCTGAGACGTAGGGATGTTCGGCGTACTCCACCCAGGAGGTACCTCCTAAGTTCTCTATAGCCCTCCTACCTATATTTAAGATAGTC encodes:
- the cca gene encoding CCA tRNA nucleotidyltransferase, whose translation is MEDINRILKEVLEDIVPKEEEKEELKRLSKKIIEELYNIIKREGLDDIVEDIVQVGSTARDTHLRNDYDIDIFVRFKRDVDREVLRETILNIGRRAIENLGGTSWVEYAEHPYVSGRIGRYDIDIVPCYRIGWNERIISAVDRTPLHNEFVKNVLKSKPLNNDIRLLKKFLKGVGIYGSDLKTKGFSGYLCELLVIHYGSFINTLKNAQRWRIGEKIVLDEIFQIYGIDRDYKFPDFDHPLIVYDPVDLQRNVAAALSEENFCRFIFYSRQFLENPSKDYFYNYHRKLIERLSNRDRGALLTLKIERDSSIVEDIIYPQMEKLQRSINKLLIENDFQILDCGVYASEDACYLSWEFLVWELPNVKVRIGPPVFNKRVKDFVKKYPKHFIRDCRVCAYVERKYRDVYQLFEDIVSGKLKDRVKHPKYVSPVNGEVYRDIFVNQYMSIINIK